In Saccharothrix violaceirubra, the following are encoded in one genomic region:
- a CDS encoding type VII secretion target produces MTGGFEAVTGEIGALAGRVEGLADRLRTAADAARTVAMDDSAYGVVCQPFAMLLQPFEDMGVQALAKAAETVSDNAAKLRETSRAYDARESGESARFGGVNT; encoded by the coding sequence ATGACCGGCGGGTTCGAGGCCGTCACCGGTGAGATCGGGGCGCTGGCCGGTCGGGTGGAGGGTCTGGCGGACCGGTTGCGCACGGCGGCGGACGCGGCGCGGACGGTGGCGATGGACGACTCCGCGTACGGCGTGGTGTGCCAACCGTTCGCGATGCTGTTGCAGCCGTTCGAGGACATGGGCGTGCAGGCGTTGGCCAAGGCGGCGGAGACGGTGTCGGACAACGCGGCGAAGCTGCGTGAGACCTCCCGGGCCTACGACGCGCGGGAGTCCGGTGAGTCGGCGCGGTTCGGCGGGGTGAACACGTGA